The sequence below is a genomic window from Deltaproteobacteria bacterium RBG_16_64_85.
CACGCGGATTACGCCGATTTCCCGAAGCTCCGGGACGCGACCGACGGGAGGCCGTTCGACGGGATGTTCCTCGATCTCGGGATCTCCTCTCTCCAGCTGGACGATCCCTCCAGGGGGTTCTCGTTCCGGGAGGACGGACCGCTGGACATGCGGCGGAACCCCGATGACGCCGTCCCGTCCGCGCGGGATCTCCTTCGAAGGACGACCGAAAGGGAGCTGGCCGACATCTTCTACCGGTTCGGCGAGGAGCGATTTTCCCGCCGCATCGCGAGAGCGATCGTTTCGCTGCGGAGGAGGGACCCGATCGAGCGGACCTTGCAGCTGGCCGAGCTGGTGAAACGGGCGATCCCCAGGAAGGCGTGGCCGAGGGACATCCATCCCGCCACGCGGGTGTTCCAGGCGCTCCGGATCGCGGTCAACCGGGAGCTGGAATCTCTCTCGGCCTTCCTCGCCGCGTTCGCGCAGCACCTGGCGAAGGAGGGGAGGGTGGCGGTGATCAGCTTCCACTCGCTCGAAGACCGGCTGGTGAAGACGGCCTTTCGGGCCCAGTCGGCGGGGGAAAAGGCGGTGCTCACGGTGATGACCCGCAAACCGGTTATTCCGGGAGCGGAAGAAACTCGGATCAATCCGCGGGCCAGGAGCGCGAGGCTGCGCGCGGCCCGCCGCAGCGAAAAGGAGGAAAGGGAATGCAGAGAATAGTGGTCGGAAACGGCGTGTGCATGATCACGGAGATCCGGAAGGAGACGCCCGTGTTCCCGGCGGTGCCGCGGCGACGCCGGCTCATGGTGTTGTTCGTCCTTCTTCTCGCCTTGGCGCTTTTCAACGTGTGGCTCTCCGGGCAGTACTACCGGATGGGGTACGCGGTGTCCATCTCGCTGGAGGAGCAGCGGAACCTGAAAAAAGGGCAGGACCTGCTGAGGACCGAGATCCTGACGCTCCGCAGCCCGGTCCGGATCGAGGCCATCGCCAAAAACGAGCTCCGGATGGTGAACCCGAAGACGGAGAGGATGATCCGGGTGAGATGAGCCCCCGCGCCCGGATCATCCTCGGCGGGCTGGCGGCTGTCTATGTGCTCGTCGTGCTCCGGGCGTTCCACATCCAGATCCTAGGGGTCCAGGGGATTCGCGAGCGGGGCGCCAAGCAGTACGGCGTGAAAATCCCCCTCGTTCCCAAGCGGGGGGCAATCCTGGACCGGACCGGAAACGAGCTGGCGGTCAGCGTCGCCACGAAATCCATTTTCGTGCAGCCGGCGAAGCTGAAGTCGGCCAAGGAGGCAGCGAACCTCCTGTCCCGGCGAATCTCCCGACCCGTCTCGGATCTGCGAAAGATGTTCTCCTCGGAAAAAAGCTTCCTCTGGGTGAAGCGCCAGATCCCCTCATCGGCGGCCGATGAAATCGTGAAGGAGATCCATGAGGTGCAGGGAGGAGGGAAGGGGCGCTTCGATGCGGACGGCATCGGGATCGTGGAGGAGCCGAAGCGGTTCTACCCCAACCGGGAACTGGCCTCCTCGCTCCTCGGTTTCACCGACCTCGACAGCGCGGGGATCGAGGGAGTGGAGCTCTCCCTGGACAAGTACCTGCGCGGCGAGCGGGCGTTCCTCATGTGCGAGCGGGACGCGCGCGGGCGCGTCATCGTCCCTTCGACGACCATGGTGGAGGTGAACTCCAACGGGAGCTCGGTGTCGCTGACCGTCGACCGGAACGTCCAGCACGTGGCCGAGAGCGAGCTCAAGGAGGCCGTCGCCAAGTACAAAGCCCGGGGGGGGATCGCGCTGGTGATGCAGCCGAAGACCGGCGAGATCCTCGCGATGGCGTCGCTGCCCACGTACAATCCCAATACCCCGGCCACCGCCGTTCCCGAAGCGCGGAAGAACCGCGCCTTGACCGACACCTTCGAGCCGGGCTCCACGTTCAAGGTGTTCACGATGGCCGCTGCCTTGGAGACGGGGAGCGTGAAGACCTCGGAGAAGGTTTACTGCGAGAACGGCTCCTACCGGTTCGGGGATCGGGTTCTCCACGACGCGCACCCGCACGGATGGCTGACCGTGCCGGAGGTGCTCAAGTACTCGAGCAACATCGGGGCCTCCAAGATCGGCGAGCGGATGGATCCCGAACGCTTCTACGACACGATCCGGGCCTTCGGGTTCGGGACGAAGACCGGTATCGAGCTGACCGGGGAGGTCGGTGGGATTCTCCCGACGCGAAGCGGGTTCAAGGGGATCCGGCGCGCCACGGTTTCCTTCGGCCAGGGGATCTCCGTGACGCCGATCCAGATGGCCGCGGCGATGTCGGCAGCGGTGAACGGCGGAAAGATGATGAAGCCGTATATCGTGCGGGAGATCCGGGACCCCGAGGGGAAGGTCGTGTACCGCGGGGAGCCGACGGAGCTCCGAAGGGTCCTTTCTCCGAAGACCTCGGAGCAGATGCGCGAGATGATGGGACTGGTCGTGCAGGAGGACGGCACGGGGACCCAGGCGCGTATCAAGGGGTTTCTCGTCGGCGGCAAGACCGGCACCGCGCAGAAGGTCGAGGTGGGGACGGGAAAATACTCCCCGAACAAGCGGGTCTCCTCCTTCATCGGATTTCTGCCGCTTCAGGATCCCGAGCTCATGATCCTCGTGGTCATCGATGAGCCGAAGGGCCAGGTGTACGGAGGGGTAGTCGCGGCCCCGGCGTTCAACCAGATCGCGGTGAAAACCGCCTACTACCTGGGGATCCCGCCCACAGAGCCGGTCGCCCGGGCCGTGGCGCGCAACGGGAAGGAAGCCCAGAGGCCGGGGGGAGTGCCGCTGACCCGGGTATCCACATCGCCCGCGGAGAGCGCCATGGTCATGCCGGACCTGCGGGGGCTGAGCATGGGCAGAGCGGTCGACGTGATGGGGCGGCACTCGGTGAAGCTCAACCTGGTCGGCAGCGGAGTGGCGCGGCAACAGACCCCCGCCCCCGGCCAGTTGCTGGTTCCCGGCACGGAGTGCACAGTGACCTTTGGAGGGCATTGAGAGAGAGAGAAGGGATGCGACTATCGGAGGCCCTGGCAAACGTAACCACGGCGGAGCCGCCGCACGATGCGATCGACATCGGCGGCATTTCGATCGATTCCCGCAAGGCCCGGAAAGCCGATCTGTTCGTCGCCCTCCGCGGGGAGCGAGCGGACGGCCACGCATTCCTTGCGCAGGCTGAGCGGGCGGGCGCCGCTGCGGCGCTGGTCGAACGGGAGATCTCCTCCCCGCCGCTTCCGACCGTCCGGGTTGCCTCCACCGACGCCGCCCTTCCGAAGGTTGCGGCGAATTTTCACGGGGACCCGTCCGCGCGTCTCGCGGTGGTGGGGGTGACGGGGACCAACGGAAAAACGACGGTAACGTACCTGCTGGAGTCGATCCTCTCCGCTGCGGGGCGTAAAACGGCGGTGATCGGCACCATCAATTACCGGGTGGGGGAAGAGGTTCTCCGCACGGGCCTCACGACCCCCTTTCCCCACGAGCTGCAGGAGGTGCTGGCGGAGGCGGCGTTCCGCGGCGTCACTCATGTGCTGATGGAGGTGTCCTCGCACAGCGCGATCCAGGGAAGAATCGCGGGGGTGCGGTTCGACGTCGGCGTGTTCACCAACCTGTCCCGCGACCACCTGGATTTCCACGGCGACATGGAGTCCTATTTCGCCGCCAAGGCCAGGTTCTTCCGGGAGTACCTCCCCGCCGGGGGAAAGCGGACGGGAATGGTGATCAGCGCGGATGATCCGTACGGCACAAGGCTTTGCCGTGAGTTTCCGGGGGCGCTGACGTACGGATTCCTGCAGGATCGTGCCGTGGCTCCCGTGCGCGTACAGATGTCGTGGGAAGGGACGCGGATGTCGCTTCGGACGCCTTGGGGAGAGCTCGATCTCCGCACCCGGCTCATCGGGTCCCATAACGCATCTAACGTTATGGCGGCCGTCTGCGTCTCCGGCCTCCTGGGGATTTCCAGCGAGGCGATTCGAGCGGGGATCGAGCGTCTTCCTGCAATCTCCGGGAGGATGGAGGAAATCCCCAACCGGCGGGGGCTGCACATCTACGTCGACTACGCCCACACTCCAGGGGGGTTGGACGTGGTCCTTTCCACGCTCATGGGGCTGGGAGGCGGGCGCCTGATCACGGTATTCGGATGCGGAGGGAACCGGGACCGTGGAAAGCGGCCAGAAATGGGCCGGATCGCGGCGCTCCGCTCGGACGTCGTCGTCGTCACCTCCGACAACCCCCGGAACGAGGACCCCGGTGCCATCCTCTCGGACATCCTGCTCGGCCTGCGGACGGAGGGGTTTCTCGATGGGCGGGGGGAAGTGGCGTGGGACGATGGGTATTTCCTGGTGATTCCCGACAGGAAAGCGGCGATCGATCGGGCGCTGTCCCTTGCGCGGCCGGGAGACACGGTGGCGATCGCCGGGAAAGGACACGAGAATGTACAGATCATCGGAGACCGGAGTCTGCCGTTCGACGACCGGGAAATCGTCCGGGGATTGCTTGCCGCCGACGAGTAGGATGACCCTGGAGGAGGTCGTCGGGGCGATCCAGCCTCTTCGTGCGTGTGGACCGATTCCCGCCCGCACGCCAATCGGGCAGGTCACGACAGACAGCCGCGAGGCGACGCCGGGCGGACTCTTCTTCGCACTGCCGGGAGAAAAGGTCGACGGCGCCGGTTTCGTGGAGGAGGCGTTCCGGAAGGGAACGATGGCAGCCATCGTGTCCGAGGAAAGCGCGGGCAAGATCCCCTCCGCGATCCTGTCCGAAAAGCCCGTGTTCGTCGTCCGGAACGCCGTGGAGGCGCTGGGCGACCTCGCACACGCCCATCGGGAAAGGATGCGGAAGATTCCCCTCGTGGGGATCACGGGGAGCTCGGGCAAGACCTCCACCAAGGAGATGCTTGCCGGCCTCCTCTCGGCCGGAAGAAACGTTCTGAAAAACCCCGGGAACCGGAACAACCTCATCGGTATGCCGCTGGCGCTGCTCGGGCTTTCCGACCGACACGACGTCGCAGTGATGGAGATGGGAACGAACCAGCCGGGGGAGATCGCGCGGCTGGCCCAGATCGCCGCCCCCGATATCGGGATCCTCACCAACATTGCCCCCGCGCACCTGCAAGGGCTTGGGAGCCTCGAGGGGGTTGCGCGCGAGAAGGGGGATCTCTTCCGGGCGCTTCCTGAATCCGGAACCGCGGTGGTGAACGCGACCGACCTGCGGGTCGTACGGGAAGCGGGGCGCTGCCGGGCGAAGAAAATCTATTACGGCGTTGCGCTCAACGAGTTTTCGGGCCGTGTCCTTTCCATGGACGACCGCGGGATGAGGATCGCCGTGCGGACCCCTTCCGGCGGATTCACCTCCGCCCTGCCGGTGACGGGCGAGCACCATCTCATGAACGCGCTGGCGGCCACGGCCGCCGCCTACGTCCTCGGGTTCCGCCCGGAGGACCTTGCCGAAGGCTTCTCCTCCTTCGCCTCCGTGCGGGGGAGGTTTCATCCCATCCCGCTGCGGAGCGGCGGGCTGCTCCTGGACGATAGCTACAACGCGAACCCGGCCTCGATGGAGGCCGCCATCCGGGCCCTCCGGGTTCTTCGCGGAGCCCGGCGCAGCGTGGCCGTTCTGGGGGACATGCTGGAGCTCGGCGAAGCCTCGGCGGCGTCCCATTTCCGGATCGGCCATCTGATCGCGGGGTCCGGCCTGGACCTCCTGTTCACCTACGGGGAGGAGGCGGCGCAAGTCGCCCGGGGCGCTCTCGAGGGGGGGATGGATCACGAAAAGGTGGCCCACACCGGCGATCGGGAACGCCTGAAGGCGATG
It includes:
- a CDS encoding 16S rRNA (cytosine(1402)-N(4))-methyltransferase; protein product: MLRLLSPAPGEVFLDGTAGAGGHAEEIARRIGPGGILVCADADPGMLVVASERLGAFPCVRLVHADYADFPKLRDATDGRPFDGMFLDLGISSLQLDDPSRGFSFREDGPLDMRRNPDDAVPSARDLLRRTTERELADIFYRFGEERFSRRIARAIVSLRRRDPIERTLQLAELVKRAIPRKAWPRDIHPATRVFQALRIAVNRELESLSAFLAAFAQHLAKEGRVAVISFHSLEDRLVKTAFRAQSAGEKAVLTVMTRKPVIPGAEETRINPRARSARLRAARRSEKEERECRE
- a CDS encoding UDP-N-acetylmuramoyl-L-alanyl-D-glutamate--2,6-diaminopimelate ligase; the encoded protein is MRLSEALANVTTAEPPHDAIDIGGISIDSRKARKADLFVALRGERADGHAFLAQAERAGAAAALVEREISSPPLPTVRVASTDAALPKVAANFHGDPSARLAVVGVTGTNGKTTVTYLLESILSAAGRKTAVIGTINYRVGEEVLRTGLTTPFPHELQEVLAEAAFRGVTHVLMEVSSHSAIQGRIAGVRFDVGVFTNLSRDHLDFHGDMESYFAAKARFFREYLPAGGKRTGMVISADDPYGTRLCREFPGALTYGFLQDRAVAPVRVQMSWEGTRMSLRTPWGELDLRTRLIGSHNASNVMAAVCVSGLLGISSEAIRAGIERLPAISGRMEEIPNRRGLHIYVDYAHTPGGLDVVLSTLMGLGGGRLITVFGCGGNRDRGKRPEMGRIAALRSDVVVVTSDNPRNEDPGAILSDILLGLRTEGFLDGRGEVAWDDGYFLVIPDRKAAIDRALSLARPGDTVAIAGKGHENVQIIGDRSLPFDDREIVRGLLAADE